The Armatimonadota bacterium genome includes a window with the following:
- a CDS encoding SLC13 family permease, with translation MTPAAVTTLIILAAAALLLSWGRWRADFVALCVPLALAASGVLAVERAFSGFGSPVLITVAAIFIISAALERTGAAALLGRRLMGLSTHSDLQLAALLMTTVAVLSGFMNNLGALAVLLPVAVAVCVERGIVPSRLLLPLALSARLGGVLTLVAGPSNLIASAMLADRRGWGFGLFEFLPLGVAFVAVGILFFLIVGRRLLPDRPTEAFLRMRRTRDQSLVGVYRMHERLRECRIQAASPLVGRTVAATELGRLHGAVILGILRRDRTILNPSASETLQRGDRLLVGGVRDPALVDRLRELGLDVHEPTDVTLESFDVGLAEVVVSPRSALAGKTLRDLDFRKRYGVSVLAIWRRGQPRRSGIADIPLEVGDALLVQGLRSQLRVLAGDPDFLLLEQHLHVPPRTHRIPAALAAVAGMSVAIATGFADVAVATLGAALFVLASGCLPGEEAYRTVDWRSLVFIGGMLPLGLALADTGAAPRIGEAALALIHSPFGSFAALYAVAIALNQVVPSVAATVVLGPVALEAASRLGASPAAFMMAVVAATGTTFTPVSNPVNLLVMGPGGYTLRDYFRVGAPLAVLLYAVGLLVIPLAWPL, from the coding sequence GTGACCCCGGCCGCGGTCACGACGCTCATCATCCTCGCCGCCGCGGCGTTGCTCCTCTCGTGGGGACGCTGGCGGGCGGACTTCGTGGCCCTGTGCGTTCCGCTGGCGCTCGCGGCGAGCGGCGTGCTCGCGGTGGAGCGCGCCTTCTCTGGATTCGGAAGCCCCGTACTCATCACGGTCGCCGCCATCTTCATCATCAGTGCCGCGCTGGAGCGAACCGGGGCCGCGGCGTTGCTCGGCCGCCGCCTGATGGGCCTCAGCACGCACTCCGACCTGCAGCTGGCGGCGCTGCTCATGACCACCGTGGCCGTCCTGTCGGGTTTCATGAACAACCTCGGGGCGCTGGCGGTGCTGCTCCCGGTCGCGGTCGCCGTCTGCGTCGAGCGCGGCATCGTTCCGTCGCGCCTGCTCCTGCCGCTGGCGCTCAGTGCGCGGCTGGGGGGTGTGCTGACGCTGGTGGCGGGTCCGAGCAACCTCATAGCGTCCGCGATGCTCGCGGACCGGCGCGGATGGGGGTTCGGGTTGTTCGAATTCCTGCCCCTGGGCGTCGCCTTCGTCGCGGTCGGAATCCTGTTCTTCCTGATCGTCGGGCGCCGACTGCTGCCGGATCGTCCCACGGAAGCGTTCTTGCGCATGCGGCGTACCCGCGACCAGTCCCTGGTCGGCGTCTACCGCATGCACGAGCGGTTGCGCGAGTGCCGCATCCAGGCCGCCTCGCCCCTCGTCGGCCGCACCGTTGCCGCCACCGAGCTGGGCCGGCTGCACGGCGCGGTGATCCTGGGCATCCTGCGCAGGGACCGGACCATCCTCAATCCGTCGGCCTCCGAGACGCTGCAGCGGGGGGATCGTCTGCTCGTGGGCGGCGTCCGCGACCCGGCGCTGGTCGACCGCCTCCGCGAACTGGGGCTGGACGTCCACGAACCCACCGACGTCACGCTGGAGTCGTTCGACGTGGGCCTCGCCGAGGTCGTGGTGTCTCCGCGTTCGGCGCTGGCTGGCAAGACCCTGCGGGATCTGGACTTCCGCAAGCGCTACGGCGTGTCGGTCCTCGCGATCTGGCGCAGGGGGCAGCCGCGGCGCAGCGGGATCGCCGACATCCCCCTCGAAGTCGGGGACGCCCTGCTCGTGCAGGGTCTGCGGTCGCAGCTGCGCGTGCTGGCCGGCGACCCCGACTTCCTGCTTTTGGAACAGCACCTGCACGTACCGCCTCGGACCCATCGAATTCCGGCCGCGCTCGCGGCGGTTGCGGGCATGTCGGTAGCGATCGCCACCGGCTTTGCCGATGTCGCGGTCGCCACGCTGGGTGCCGCTCTGTTCGTCCTGGCGTCGGGTTGCCTGCCCGGTGAAGAGGCCTACCGCACGGTCGACTGGCGGAGCTTGGTCTTCATCGGCGGGATGCTGCCGCTGGGCCTGGCTCTGGCCGACACCGGAGCGGCCCCCCGCATCGGCGAGGCCGCGCTCGCGCTGATCCACAGCCCGTTTGGGTCCTTCGCGGCGCTGTACGCGGTCGCGATCGCCCTCAACCAGGTCGTACCCAGCGTGGCGGCCACCGTGGTGCTCGGGCCGGTCGCGCTGGAAGCCGCATCCCGCCTGGGCGCAAGCCCGGCCGCCTTCATGATGGCGGTCGTCGCCGCCACCGGCACGACCTTCACCCCCGTCAGCAACCCGGTAAACCTGCTCGTCATGGGCCCTGGCGGTTACACCCTGCGCGACTACTTCCGCGTGGGCGCCCCGCTGGCGGTGCTGCTGTACGCCGTCGGCCTGCTCGTGATCCCCCTGGCATGGCCGCTGTAG